From Microbacterium sp. LWH11-1.2, one genomic window encodes:
- a CDS encoding sugar ABC transporter permease, whose product MSQTTESSNLAGAATGRPRTPGAVSRRTSRGKDLVQALPWIAPALLLIVGVVFFPAGVMFFNSTRDISLSGLDKGSVGFDNFATVFAFAEFWPILGRTIIWVVSVVAFTVVISLGLAQILNKAFPGRQIVRMAVIVPWAASVVMTTMVFYYSLEPYFGVFNKFLYDIGLSDDAVGYGWTKNPATAFAWSIVIAIFVSLPFTTYTILAGLQSVPADAIEAAKMDGAGPVRTYWSIILPQLRSALAVAILINIINVFNSLPILKVMTGSIPGYGADTIMTMIFKYIELQKKVDVASALSVVAFLIVIVIVAIYVKVVKPMKEV is encoded by the coding sequence ATGAGCCAGACAACAGAGTCCTCGAACCTCGCGGGGGCGGCCACCGGTCGCCCCCGCACTCCGGGCGCCGTCTCACGGCGCACGTCGCGCGGCAAGGACCTCGTCCAGGCGCTGCCCTGGATCGCGCCCGCGCTGCTGCTGATCGTCGGCGTGGTGTTCTTCCCCGCCGGGGTGATGTTCTTCAACTCGACGCGCGACATCTCCCTCTCGGGCCTCGACAAGGGCTCAGTCGGGTTCGACAACTTCGCGACCGTGTTCGCGTTCGCGGAGTTCTGGCCGATCCTCGGCCGCACGATCATCTGGGTCGTCTCGGTCGTCGCGTTCACCGTCGTGATCTCGCTCGGCCTCGCGCAGATCCTGAACAAGGCGTTCCCGGGACGTCAGATCGTCCGCATGGCCGTGATCGTTCCCTGGGCGGCATCCGTCGTGATGACGACCATGGTGTTCTACTACAGCCTCGAGCCGTACTTCGGGGTGTTCAACAAGTTCCTCTACGACATCGGCCTCTCGGACGACGCGGTCGGATACGGGTGGACCAAGAACCCCGCCACCGCGTTCGCCTGGTCGATCGTGATCGCGATCTTCGTGTCGTTGCCGTTCACGACGTACACGATCCTCGCCGGGCTCCAGTCCGTGCCCGCCGACGCGATCGAGGCCGCGAAGATGGACGGCGCCGGTCCCGTCCGCACGTACTGGTCGATCATCCTCCCGCAGCTGCGCAGCGCCCTCGCGGTCGCGATCCTCATCAACATCATCAACGTGTTCAACTCGCTGCCGATCCTCAAGGTGATGACCGGGTCCATCCCCGGCTACGGGGCCGACACGATCATGACGATGATCTTCAAGTACATCGAGCTGCAGAAGAAGGTCGACGTCGCCAGCGCCCTGTCCGTCGTCGCGTTCCTGATCGTGATCGTGATCGTCGCGATCTACGTGAAGGTCGTCAAGCCCATGAAGGAGGTCTGA
- a CDS encoding carbohydrate ABC transporter permease, which produces MTVTETELVTTTGRGGRPLPPLNGRKRRYTEDQVTLPRVILRTAAGFLVLAIFVLPYLIMFAGSVKTKPQIRSVDPTYLPTEWHWENYLTMWSTPETPLPYNLISTIIIAVFATLLVLLVSLPAAYYTARFKFPGRMVFLFLVIVTQMLQPAVLTSGLFRQFTTLGLGDTWAAMIFINAAFNLSFAVWIMHSFFAGIPKEVDEAAQIDGAGRFTVLFKINLPLVWPGIVTAIVFTFVACWNEFAASLVILSTDKNQPLSVALTKFVGQYETSWQYVFGVSIVAILPVVILFMLIEKRLVGGLTAGSVK; this is translated from the coding sequence ATGACCGTGACCGAGACCGAACTCGTCACCACCACCGGCCGCGGCGGACGCCCCCTTCCGCCGCTGAACGGTCGCAAGCGCCGCTACACCGAAGACCAGGTCACCCTCCCGCGCGTCATCCTCCGCACCGCCGCCGGGTTCCTCGTCCTCGCGATCTTCGTCCTCCCGTACCTGATCATGTTCGCAGGCTCCGTGAAGACGAAGCCCCAGATCCGCTCCGTCGACCCCACCTACCTCCCGACCGAATGGCACTGGGAGAACTACCTCACGATGTGGTCGACACCCGAGACGCCACTGCCGTACAACCTCATCTCGACGATCATCATCGCCGTGTTCGCGACCCTGCTCGTGCTGCTCGTCTCCCTCCCCGCCGCGTACTACACGGCACGGTTCAAGTTCCCCGGCCGCATGGTGTTCCTGTTCCTCGTGATCGTGACCCAGATGCTGCAGCCGGCCGTGCTGACCTCGGGCCTGTTCCGCCAGTTCACGACCCTCGGACTCGGCGACACCTGGGCGGCGATGATCTTCATCAACGCCGCATTCAACCTCTCGTTCGCCGTGTGGATCATGCACTCCTTCTTCGCCGGCATCCCCAAAGAGGTCGACGAAGCCGCGCAGATCGACGGCGCGGGACGCTTCACCGTCCTGTTCAAGATCAACTTGCCGCTCGTCTGGCCCGGCATCGTCACGGCGATCGTGTTCACGTTCGTCGCCTGCTGGAACGAGTTCGCGGCCTCGCTGGTGATCCTGTCCACCGACAAGAACCAGCCGCTCTCCGTCGCACTGACGAAGTTCGTCGGTCAGTACGAGACCAGCTGGCAGTACGTGTTCGGCGTCTCCATCGTCGCCATCCTCCCCGTCGTCATCCTCTTCATGCTCATCGAGAAGCGCCTCGTCGGCGGCCTCACCGCCGGCAGCGTCAAATAG
- a CDS encoding ROK family transcriptional regulator, with amino-acid sequence MLAEVQGTRARLERSVFGGGAEGLLDGKGKIRRDHLRRALALIGSDDSVTRASLARLTGLTTATTSSLVNELIALGLVVEGEQAESTGGKPGTRVELNRAYYLVCVVIVRAQSVEAVLLDLSGARVLTRVTTYASGVQPADVARVTGELVRDFPDRVLAVCLQSPGVTDGAVVRESVLLGWRDVPLAELVRAEAELPIVILNDADGEALTESVFDEAAGVQRLVLRMGEGIGAAVTIDGRVLPGATNRAGEIGHVAFGGNGSRVRCRCGGYGCIEAVASLTAILGPDFHDELEPEGVRALLQADGAEERMQLGAESVAAALRILSGLTDPHEIVIVGRAPLLGEPFLTAVRSGFEQNRPKGTASPPIRFAHDSDPALGPGRHVLGSVLGVSLMRPSARPASD; translated from the coding sequence ATGCTGGCAGAGGTGCAAGGGACGAGGGCGCGGCTCGAGCGATCCGTCTTCGGCGGCGGTGCGGAGGGCCTCCTTGACGGCAAGGGGAAGATCCGTCGCGATCACCTTCGTCGTGCGCTCGCGCTCATCGGCTCCGACGACTCGGTGACCCGTGCGAGCCTCGCCCGCTTGACCGGCCTGACGACCGCCACCACGTCATCTCTCGTCAACGAGCTGATCGCGCTCGGCCTCGTCGTCGAGGGCGAGCAGGCCGAGAGCACCGGTGGCAAGCCGGGCACGCGCGTCGAGCTCAACCGCGCGTACTACCTCGTGTGCGTCGTGATCGTCCGCGCGCAGAGCGTGGAGGCCGTCCTGCTCGATCTGAGCGGCGCCCGCGTCCTCACCCGCGTGACGACATACGCCTCCGGTGTGCAGCCCGCCGACGTCGCCCGGGTGACCGGCGAGCTCGTGCGCGACTTCCCTGATCGCGTGCTCGCCGTGTGCCTGCAGTCCCCCGGGGTCACCGACGGAGCCGTCGTGCGAGAGAGCGTGCTCCTGGGGTGGCGCGACGTGCCTCTGGCCGAGCTCGTCCGCGCGGAGGCCGAGCTCCCCATCGTCATCCTCAACGACGCCGACGGCGAGGCGCTCACCGAATCGGTGTTCGACGAGGCGGCGGGCGTGCAGCGGCTCGTGCTGCGTATGGGCGAGGGCATCGGCGCCGCCGTGACGATCGACGGACGCGTGCTCCCCGGCGCGACGAATCGTGCGGGCGAGATCGGCCACGTCGCGTTCGGCGGCAACGGCTCCCGCGTTCGCTGCCGATGCGGCGGCTACGGGTGCATCGAGGCCGTCGCCTCGCTGACGGCCATCCTCGGCCCCGACTTCCACGACGAGCTGGAGCCGGAGGGTGTCCGTGCGCTGCTGCAGGCCGACGGCGCCGAGGAGCGGATGCAGCTGGGCGCCGAGTCCGTCGCCGCCGCCCTGCGCATCCTCTCGGGTCTCACCGACCCGCACGAGATCGTCATCGTCGGCCGCGCGCCGCTGCTCGGGGAGCCTTTCCTGACGGCCGTGCGCTCCGGCTTCGAGCAGAACCGGCCCAAGGGGACGGCATCCCCGCCGATCCGTTTCGCGCACGACTCCGACCCGGCCCTGGGGCCGGGTCGGCACGTGCTCGGCAGCGTGCTCGGCGTCTCGCTCATGCGCCCGTCGGCGCGCCCGGCATCCGACTGA
- a CDS encoding glycoside hydrolase domain-containing protein → MNVPETLLPPRRSRARSLRRSGAAIVALALALPLLPMLSAPAAAEETTVIVDDAVTSTTEGFDFPAKWVGDADLDPTKWMNGTEHWVRAGDTPSMTFRFTGVQAELLGNTDPAHGTYAFSVDGGPETIVDAYSATRQYQQLLFSTGVLPSGPHTVVLRVTGQKNPAASRAGAQIDFARVTKELVAATGVSLDQTPLTLEATSTAKLEATVAPADATDTTVAWSSDDEGVATVAADGTVTAVAAGEATITATTRDGGFTAHRTVTVTAARTELSGSVADTNFHYVTAKSFDDYRRKYYSDVVTMNTTAWQGTAWQRDRVNAQFVLWTAGEAKTGVRVESAHLQSADGASLDDGITATLISTVMAGRGRPSLGRPQEPIPDVLKPVASVEMAPRSVQPVWMTVDVPADAAPGVYDGTVVVVSDQGDRIELTLALEVLDLRLPAAGDWEQFVDLWQNPYAVARTEGIPQDQLWSEAHLAAMLPHYQRLRDAGQDVITTTVVKDPWASQTYDPYDSMVEWTKNADGTWSFDFSVFDRWVEFMMDDVGIDGQIDAYSMVNWASKVEYFDVAQNRRITASVPVGTPIWREMWTAFLEKFGPHLKEKGWFDITYMAMDERALDDILKAVDLIDEAAPGLKVGAAMNYNSLHDPRLDRIDKISVSADNVLIGDEEFETVAAHRRELGLITSIYYCVGIYPNTFVRSNLAEAVWGQWKTTATASDGYLRWAYDSFVEDPFATVDFKTWESGDAAQVYPHDISSVRWEHMNEGIRDAEKVRWLSARSTDAATALSAAMAEMANPGFKKDPYGGVIDPGDVDIPAEVDRLQAALDAATRTYLADREAAFDVSISDTALTVGSEATATVAGLEPGSTATFELHSDPVLLGTAVADADGTARLAFTVPVVPAGAHDLVVSARDAAGTPGSMSLAVTVSAAPSPGGGDGSAGPGTGTGTGAGSSNGSALATTGQDPTLITMAILLAVLLLAGGAVAVRRRRSPRA, encoded by the coding sequence ATGAACGTGCCTGAGACATTGCTGCCCCCGCGCCGCTCGCGCGCCCGATCCCTCCGCAGAAGCGGCGCGGCGATCGTGGCCCTCGCGCTCGCGCTCCCCCTCCTCCCGATGCTGTCCGCGCCCGCGGCGGCAGAGGAGACCACCGTGATCGTCGACGACGCCGTCACCTCCACGACCGAGGGTTTCGACTTCCCCGCCAAATGGGTCGGCGACGCCGATCTCGATCCCACGAAGTGGATGAACGGAACCGAGCACTGGGTCCGCGCCGGCGACACCCCCAGCATGACCTTCCGCTTCACCGGCGTGCAGGCCGAGCTCCTCGGCAACACGGACCCGGCCCACGGCACCTACGCGTTCTCCGTGGACGGCGGGCCGGAGACGATCGTCGACGCCTACTCGGCCACGCGCCAGTACCAGCAGCTCCTCTTCTCCACCGGCGTGCTGCCGTCCGGACCGCACACCGTGGTCCTGCGCGTGACCGGGCAGAAGAACCCCGCCGCCTCCCGCGCCGGCGCCCAGATCGACTTCGCCCGCGTGACGAAGGAGCTCGTCGCCGCCACCGGCGTCTCGCTGGACCAGACGCCGCTGACGCTCGAGGCCACCAGCACGGCGAAGCTCGAGGCGACGGTCGCTCCTGCCGACGCGACCGACACAACGGTCGCGTGGTCCTCGGATGACGAGGGCGTGGCCACGGTCGCCGCCGACGGAACGGTCACCGCGGTCGCGGCGGGCGAGGCGACCATCACCGCCACCACGCGCGACGGGGGCTTCACCGCTCACCGCACCGTCACCGTGACCGCGGCGCGCACCGAGCTCTCCGGATCCGTGGCGGACACCAACTTCCACTACGTGACCGCGAAGTCCTTCGACGACTACCGCCGCAAGTACTACTCCGATGTCGTGACGATGAACACGACGGCGTGGCAGGGCACCGCCTGGCAGCGCGACCGCGTCAACGCGCAGTTCGTGCTCTGGACCGCCGGTGAAGCCAAGACCGGCGTCCGCGTGGAGAGCGCGCACCTCCAGAGCGCCGACGGCGCATCCCTCGACGACGGCATCACCGCCACGCTGATCTCGACCGTCATGGCCGGACGCGGACGCCCGTCGCTCGGAAGGCCGCAGGAGCCGATCCCGGACGTCCTCAAGCCTGTGGCTTCTGTCGAGATGGCGCCGCGCTCGGTGCAGCCCGTCTGGATGACGGTCGATGTGCCGGCCGATGCCGCGCCCGGCGTGTACGACGGCACGGTCGTCGTGGTCAGCGACCAGGGCGATCGCATCGAGCTGACCCTCGCTCTCGAGGTCCTCGACCTCCGTCTCCCGGCCGCGGGCGACTGGGAGCAGTTCGTCGACCTGTGGCAGAACCCCTACGCGGTCGCCCGCACCGAGGGCATCCCGCAGGACCAGCTCTGGAGCGAGGCGCATCTCGCGGCCATGCTGCCGCACTACCAGCGCCTCCGCGACGCCGGCCAGGACGTCATCACCACGACCGTGGTCAAGGACCCCTGGGCGTCGCAGACCTACGACCCGTACGACTCCATGGTCGAGTGGACGAAGAACGCCGACGGCACCTGGTCGTTCGACTTCAGCGTCTTCGACCGATGGGTCGAGTTCATGATGGACGACGTCGGGATCGACGGCCAGATCGATGCGTACTCGATGGTGAACTGGGCGAGCAAGGTCGAGTACTTCGACGTCGCTCAGAACCGCCGGATCACGGCGTCGGTGCCGGTCGGCACGCCCATCTGGCGCGAGATGTGGACCGCGTTCCTGGAGAAGTTCGGTCCGCACCTCAAGGAGAAGGGCTGGTTCGACATCACCTACATGGCGATGGACGAGCGGGCGCTCGACGACATCCTCAAGGCGGTCGATCTCATCGACGAGGCAGCACCCGGGCTCAAGGTCGGCGCCGCGATGAACTACAACAGCCTGCACGACCCGCGCCTCGACCGCATCGACAAGATCTCGGTCTCGGCCGACAACGTGCTCATCGGCGACGAGGAGTTCGAGACCGTCGCCGCGCACCGCCGCGAGCTCGGACTGATCACGAGCATCTACTACTGCGTCGGCATCTACCCGAACACCTTCGTGCGGTCGAACCTCGCCGAAGCGGTGTGGGGCCAGTGGAAGACGACGGCGACGGCATCCGACGGCTACCTGCGGTGGGCGTACGACAGCTTCGTCGAGGATCCGTTCGCGACGGTCGACTTCAAGACCTGGGAGTCGGGAGACGCGGCGCAGGTGTATCCGCACGACATCTCGTCGGTCCGCTGGGAGCACATGAACGAGGGGATCCGCGACGCCGAGAAGGTCCGCTGGCTCTCCGCACGATCGACGGATGCCGCGACCGCTCTGAGCGCCGCGATGGCGGAGATGGCGAACCCGGGCTTCAAGAAGGATCCCTACGGCGGCGTCATCGATCCGGGTGACGTCGACATCCCCGCCGAGGTCGACCGGCTCCAGGCCGCCCTCGATGCCGCGACCCGCACGTATCTCGCCGACCGCGAAGCAGCCTTCGACGTGTCGATCTCGGACACCGCCCTCACGGTCGGGTCGGAGGCCACGGCGACGGTCGCCGGGCTGGAACCCGGCAGCACCGCGACGTTCGAACTGCACTCCGACCCGGTGCTGCTCGGCACGGCTGTGGCGGATGCCGACGGCACGGCACGCCTCGCGTTCACGGTGCCGGTCGTCCCCGCCGGGGCGCACGACCTCGTGGTGAGCGCACGCGACGCGGCAGGCACGCCGGGCAGCATGTCGCTCGCCGTCACCGTGAGTGCCGCCCCGAGCCCCGGCGGCGGTGACGGGTCCGCCGGTCCCGGAACCGGAACCGGAACCGGCGCCGGCTCGTCGAACGGCAGCGCTCTGGCCACCACCGGCCAGGACCCCACCCTGATCACGATGGCCATCCTGCTGGCAGTGCTCCTCCTCGCAGGTGGCGCCGTCGCCGTCCGACGCAGGCGTTCCCCCCGCGCCTGA
- a CDS encoding TIM barrel protein has protein sequence MRAAAPLVLMTDWVFAAPADVLVARAIEQGYDGVEVWWPHDLEGQRRLGAAVAGAGAELSLLVGSAHPEPTAHIAEIERQLQEISQSGLTPLHVTLHAGRDHWSDADQDRLAERVVESRAATGLDVLVELHRSRMLYAAHAARRILERHPGLRVTFDVSHWLVVAESMLADQPAAVELAIARADHVHARIGHPQGPQVNDPEAEEWRDVVEQHLRWWDLIVHRLRGEGRPVTFLAEFGPVDYAPSTPGSRRPLRDPESSNRWMQRVLRDRYRPEAASV, from the coding sequence GTGAGGGCCGCAGCGCCGCTGGTGCTCATGACCGACTGGGTGTTCGCCGCCCCGGCCGATGTCCTCGTCGCCCGCGCCATCGAGCAGGGCTACGACGGTGTCGAGGTCTGGTGGCCGCACGACCTCGAGGGGCAGCGACGTCTCGGCGCGGCCGTCGCGGGCGCCGGTGCCGAGCTCTCCCTCCTCGTCGGCAGCGCGCATCCCGAGCCGACGGCCCACATCGCCGAGATCGAGCGACAGCTGCAGGAGATCTCGCAGAGCGGACTCACCCCGCTGCACGTCACGCTGCACGCGGGTCGGGATCACTGGAGCGACGCCGATCAGGACCGCCTCGCGGAGCGGGTCGTGGAGAGTCGCGCCGCCACCGGGCTCGACGTCCTCGTCGAGCTGCACCGATCACGGATGCTGTACGCGGCGCACGCCGCGCGACGCATCCTCGAACGCCACCCCGGTCTCCGGGTGACTTTCGACGTCTCGCACTGGCTGGTGGTCGCGGAGTCGATGCTCGCGGATCAGCCGGCGGCGGTCGAGCTCGCGATCGCTCGCGCGGACCACGTCCATGCGCGCATCGGTCATCCTCAAGGGCCGCAGGTGAACGATCCGGAAGCCGAGGAGTGGCGCGACGTCGTCGAGCAGCACCTGCGATGGTGGGATCTCATCGTGCACAGGCTGCGCGGCGAAGGCCGCCCCGTCACGTTCCTCGCGGAGTTCGGCCCCGTCGACTACGCCCCCAGCACGCCGGGGTCGCGCCGCCCGCTCCGCGATCCCGAATCATCGAATCGCTGGATGCAGCGCGTCCTCCGCGACCGCTATCGCCCGGAGGCCGCGAGCGTGTGA
- a CDS encoding helix-turn-helix domain-containing protein codes for MDNWAIYANPARGLTDVTVACLGAGEYGGSHEGFRGRRLRSHAVVVISEGSGWYSSPLTGDVRVEAPALIWLFPGVAHGYGPHRSGWTEHWILFSGAATRALDELGAWRRAVPVVALDRTPDDLTTTFDRLRDELADSGSIGALRASAVSYAWIVALATSTMRDAAPDLIDAFTRGATRQISMETRAHELGMGVSQLRSATVAATGLTPLQLLIESRLARAQSLLVETDLEVSVIAQQVGFDDPSYFSRQFTQRRGSSPSLFRREQRRMPTLTDDRL; via the coding sequence ATGGACAACTGGGCGATCTACGCGAATCCCGCCCGCGGGCTCACCGACGTCACGGTCGCCTGCCTCGGCGCGGGGGAGTACGGCGGAAGTCACGAGGGCTTCCGCGGTCGTCGTCTGCGCTCCCATGCGGTCGTCGTGATCAGCGAGGGGAGCGGCTGGTACTCGAGTCCGCTCACGGGAGATGTCAGGGTCGAGGCTCCCGCCCTCATCTGGCTGTTCCCCGGTGTCGCGCACGGCTACGGGCCGCATCGCTCCGGATGGACGGAGCACTGGATCCTGTTCTCCGGCGCCGCCACCCGTGCGCTCGACGAGCTGGGGGCGTGGCGGCGCGCGGTCCCCGTGGTGGCGCTCGACCGCACACCCGACGACCTGACGACGACGTTCGATCGTCTGCGGGACGAGCTCGCGGACAGCGGCTCGATCGGCGCGCTCCGGGCATCGGCGGTGAGCTACGCCTGGATCGTCGCACTCGCGACCTCGACGATGCGGGACGCCGCCCCCGACCTCATCGATGCGTTCACGCGCGGTGCCACCCGTCAGATCTCGATGGAGACCCGCGCGCACGAACTGGGGATGGGGGTCTCCCAGCTGCGGTCCGCCACAGTGGCGGCGACCGGTCTGACTCCGCTGCAGCTGCTCATCGAATCGCGGCTCGCGCGCGCCCAGTCGCTGCTCGTCGAGACCGACCTCGAGGTGAGCGTGATCGCACAGCAGGTCGGATTCGACGATCCCTCCTACTTCTCGCGGCAGTTCACACAGCGCCGGGGGAGCTCGCCGAGTCTGTTCCGCCGCGAGCAGCGCCGGATGCCCACGCTGACGGATGACCGGCTGTGA
- a CDS encoding phytanoyl-CoA dioxygenase family protein: MITSNGYVLDERPERLGRLEAVPTALRDDKDALWERLRRDGYLYLSDHLDPELVRDFRAYYFGKLAPTGLVRPGGDRDGIDSHDDVDLALTRRVLFEDVVPGDRYAALTAHPTIRGWFQWFLGDDVHLHKRRIIRHTRPGETGIGTATQAHYDLVYLREGTDRVLSMWIPLGDCTVANGGLAYLEGSHHRVMAQERAGTLKMPAASITADLPGLADEYEARWLINDYRAGDVMVHSAHIVHASTDNVDPDHRIRLSTDIRYQRVSDPIDWRWQEHWSDDDGL; this comes from the coding sequence ATGATCACCTCCAACGGCTATGTGCTCGACGAGAGACCGGAGCGATTGGGTCGCCTCGAGGCCGTGCCGACGGCGCTGCGCGACGACAAGGATGCCCTGTGGGAGCGCCTCCGCCGCGACGGGTACCTCTACCTCAGCGATCACCTCGATCCCGAGCTCGTCCGCGACTTCCGGGCCTACTACTTCGGAAAGCTCGCACCGACCGGTCTCGTGCGGCCCGGGGGTGATCGTGACGGGATCGATTCGCACGACGACGTCGACCTCGCCCTGACCCGCCGCGTGCTCTTCGAGGACGTCGTTCCCGGCGACCGCTATGCCGCGCTCACCGCGCATCCGACGATCCGCGGATGGTTCCAGTGGTTCCTGGGCGACGACGTGCATCTCCACAAGCGTCGCATCATCCGCCACACCCGGCCCGGCGAGACGGGCATCGGCACCGCCACCCAGGCGCACTACGACCTCGTCTACCTGCGCGAGGGCACCGACCGCGTGCTGTCGATGTGGATCCCGCTCGGTGACTGCACGGTCGCGAACGGCGGTCTCGCCTACCTCGAGGGAAGCCACCATCGTGTGATGGCGCAGGAGCGCGCCGGAACGCTGAAGATGCCGGCCGCCTCGATCACGGCCGACCTGCCGGGCCTGGCCGACGAGTACGAAGCCCGATGGCTGATCAACGACTATCGTGCGGGCGACGTCATGGTGCACTCGGCCCACATCGTGCATGCCTCGACGGACAACGTCGATCCGGATCACCGCATCCGCCTGTCGACCGACATCCGCTACCAGCGCGTCTCCGACCCCATCGACTGGCGGTGGCAGGAGCACTGGTCCGACGACGACGGTCTTTGA
- a CDS encoding ROK family protein, translated as MLNTDDALDTQASVRRANLRRALQLVFRNPGVQTRAGIARATGLTAATASSLVAELLENRLIVEGEQAASTGGKRATTLSIDASHHLILVIVIQPRHAHVALVALDGTEVDVRRVTYSAEDRDRVLDEALADIATEFGDRLLAAGVQLPGTTDGRSVLESVQLKWQDVPLADRFERLLKAPVLLVNDVDAEAIAEAGREESPAGYRLFIHIGGGIGAAVTLDGELAPGPRDRAGEIGHVQVVFGDAARDCSCGRRGCLESASAMGAMLGEGFSDAMDAAEIAVLAARADARQLDDGARALARAVKLISALLDPTEVVIGGPATVLGPRFLERVRSETDYSSRGTAQVPIRYADPRVALSAGAAQAALTAALGVRWSPEQLLAASAPAS; from the coding sequence ATGCTCAACACGGATGACGCCCTCGACACCCAGGCATCGGTCCGGCGCGCCAACCTGAGACGGGCGCTGCAGCTGGTCTTCCGGAACCCCGGCGTGCAGACCAGGGCCGGGATCGCACGGGCCACGGGGCTGACCGCGGCCACCGCATCGTCGCTGGTCGCCGAGCTGCTCGAGAACCGTCTCATCGTCGAGGGCGAGCAGGCGGCGAGCACCGGAGGGAAGCGGGCGACGACCCTCAGCATCGATGCGAGCCACCACCTGATCCTCGTCATCGTGATCCAGCCCCGCCATGCGCACGTCGCGCTCGTCGCCCTCGACGGCACGGAGGTCGACGTCCGACGCGTGACGTACTCGGCGGAGGACCGCGACCGCGTTCTCGATGAGGCCCTGGCCGACATCGCCACCGAGTTCGGCGACCGCCTGCTCGCCGCCGGCGTGCAGCTGCCCGGCACGACCGACGGGCGCTCCGTGCTGGAGAGCGTGCAGCTGAAGTGGCAGGACGTGCCGCTGGCCGACCGATTCGAGCGCCTTCTGAAGGCTCCGGTCCTGCTGGTCAACGACGTCGATGCCGAGGCCATCGCCGAGGCGGGGCGCGAGGAGTCCCCCGCGGGCTACCGGCTCTTCATCCACATCGGCGGGGGGATCGGCGCCGCGGTGACCCTCGACGGCGAGCTCGCTCCGGGGCCGCGCGACCGGGCCGGTGAGATCGGCCATGTGCAGGTGGTGTTCGGTGACGCGGCGCGCGACTGCAGCTGCGGCCGACGCGGGTGCCTCGAGTCGGCATCAGCCATGGGGGCGATGCTCGGCGAGGGCTTCTCCGACGCCATGGATGCGGCGGAGATCGCGGTGCTCGCTGCCCGCGCCGATGCGCGGCAGCTGGACGACGGCGCTCGCGCCCTCGCTCGCGCCGTCAAGCTCATCAGCGCACTCCTCGATCCGACGGAAGTGGTGATCGGGGGGCCCGCCACCGTCCTCGGGCCGCGATTCCTCGAGCGCGTCCGCAGCGAGACGGACTATTCGTCACGAGGAACCGCGCAGGTCCCCATCCGCTACGCCGATCCGCGCGTCGCGCTCTCCGCCGGCGCGGCCCAGGCCGCGCTGACCGCGGCGCTCGGGGTGCGCTGGAGTCCGGAGCAGCTGCTCGCGGCATCCGCTCCCGCGTCCTGA